Proteins encoded by one window of Bradyrhizobium sp. B097:
- the mnmE gene encoding tRNA uridine-5-carboxymethylaminomethyl(34) synthesis GTPase MnmE, with protein sequence MHSRDQTIFALSSGRPPSAIAIVRLSGPMAESVIVGLARKTPTPRMATRALLRDSNHQPIDDAVVLWFPGPASATGEDVAEFHVHGGRAVLAALFDAIAAFENVRPAEPGEFTRRAFENGLLDLTEAEGLDDLIHADTDRQRRQALRQLKGLLGDRARDWRERIIAASALIEAGIDFSDEGDVPAELIAPALEKIRALHDEIKQVLAGQGQSERLRDGLVVAIAGPPNVGKSTLINQLAKREVAIVSPHAGTTRDVIEVQLDLDGYPVTVIDTAGIRETDDPVEQEGVRRARARAAEADLVLWLADSRGAKVGHGGTTPTWLVRNKIDLVRTPSGDGGGYPEFRISAARGDGLSELIAALVGFAHDYFATSEGGLISRTRQRGMLEETVESLRRSIDVVGQGEELAAEELRGAAYSLGRLLGRVDVEDILDVIFREFCVGK encoded by the coding sequence ATGCATTCGCGCGACCAGACCATCTTCGCATTATCCTCCGGGCGGCCACCGAGTGCGATCGCCATTGTCAGGCTGTCTGGCCCAATGGCCGAGTCGGTCATTGTAGGACTGGCGCGCAAGACGCCGACCCCGCGAATGGCGACCCGCGCGCTGCTCCGCGATTCGAACCATCAACCGATCGATGATGCAGTCGTGTTGTGGTTCCCGGGACCGGCGAGTGCGACCGGCGAGGACGTCGCCGAATTTCATGTCCATGGCGGACGCGCCGTGTTGGCGGCGCTGTTCGATGCCATCGCAGCGTTCGAGAATGTACGGCCGGCCGAGCCCGGCGAGTTCACGCGGCGGGCGTTCGAGAACGGCCTGCTCGACCTGACCGAGGCCGAAGGCCTCGACGATCTGATCCATGCCGATACCGATCGCCAGCGGCGCCAGGCGCTGCGCCAGCTGAAAGGGTTGCTGGGCGATCGCGCGCGCGACTGGCGGGAGCGGATCATCGCGGCGTCGGCGCTGATCGAGGCCGGCATCGATTTCTCCGATGAAGGCGATGTGCCGGCGGAGCTGATCGCGCCGGCGCTCGAGAAGATCCGGGCGCTGCATGATGAGATCAAGCAGGTGCTGGCGGGGCAGGGCCAAAGCGAGCGGCTGCGCGACGGCCTGGTGGTCGCGATCGCAGGTCCGCCGAATGTCGGAAAATCGACCCTGATCAATCAGCTCGCAAAGCGCGAGGTCGCGATCGTCTCGCCGCATGCCGGCACGACCCGCGACGTGATCGAAGTGCAGCTCGATCTCGACGGCTATCCCGTCACGGTTATCGACACCGCCGGGATCCGCGAGACCGACGACCCGGTGGAGCAGGAGGGGGTCCGCCGCGCCCGGGCCCGCGCCGCGGAAGCCGATCTCGTGTTGTGGCTGGCCGACAGCCGCGGCGCCAAGGTCGGTCATGGGGGAACGACGCCAACCTGGCTGGTGCGGAACAAGATCGACCTCGTCAGGACCCCGTCGGGTGACGGGGGCGGTTACCCCGAGTTCCGGATCTCGGCGGCCCGCGGCGACGGCTTGTCGGAGCTGATTGCCGCACTGGTCGGTTTCGCTCACGACTATTTCGCGACCAGCGAGGGCGGTCTGATCAGCCGGACGCGGCAGCGCGGAATGCTTGAGGAGACTGTCGAATCTCTTCGGCGCAGCATCGATGTGGTCGGGCAGGGCGAGGAACTCGCCGCCGAAGAACTTCGCGGGGCCGCTTATTCGCTCGGACGTCTGCTCGGTCGGGTGGACGTTGAGGACATCCTGGACGTCATCTTCCGCGAGTTCTGCGTCGGGAAGTAG